In Streptomyces nojiriensis, the sequence GGGTCGTTCTACGAGCACTTCGCGGGCAAGGACGAGCTGCTGGACGCGCTGCTCGCGGACATGGGGGCCCAGGTGGATGCGGCGGTCGGTGCCGACGACCACCCCCGCGAGCACGACCTCGCCGACCGGGCGCAGCTGCGGACGCATGTAGCGGTCGCCTGGGACGCCTTCCGGGACCATCTGCCCGTCGTGGTCGCCCTCTTCCAGAAGTCCATGGCCGAACCGCCCGGCTCGGGACGGGCCTGGGGGGGCCTCGTCGAGGACACCGCGCCCCTGCGCGAGCACCTCGCGTACATGCGCGAACAGGGCCGTGAGCTGCCCGGGGACCCCGAACTGGTCGCGGCGGCGATCGGGGCGATGATCTCGATGCTGGGGTACGCCGCCATGACCGGCGGGGCCGGACTCGACGACGACGAGGTGGTGGAGATGCTGACCGCGCTCCTGCACCGGGGGCTGGCCGGTTAACCGATTTGCATCTGCCGCGGGCCTTCACGTAACGTTGGGTTTACCGACGCGGGGTGGAGCAGCTCGGTAGCTCGCTGGGCTCATAACCCAGAGGTCGCAGGTTCAAATCCTGTCCCCGCTACTGAAGACTCAGGGCCCGGATCCAATGGATCCGGGCCCTGGGTCGTTCCTGGCGCGTTTTCGACTGCAAGAAGGCGAACGCGAAGGGCTCGGACCCCTCAGGGGGTCCGAGCCCTTTCGTGTGCGTGCGCTCAGGCGGCCGCGCAGTTCGGGCAGACGCCGCGGTACGTCACCTCGACCGCCGACACGACGAAGCCGAAGCGTTCCGTGTCCGGCAGGTCCGCCAGCGGGTTGCCCGCCGGGTGCACGTCGCGGATCGCGCCGCACTGGGCGCAGACCAGGTGCTGGTGGGGCCGGTGGGCGTTCGGGTCGTACCGCTTGGCGCGGCGGTCCGTGGAGACCTCCAGTACCTCGCCGAGGGTGACGAGTTCGCCCAGGGTGTTGTAGACGGTCGCACGGGAGATCTCGGGCAGCCTGGCCACCGCGAGCGCGTGCACCTCGTCGGCCGTCAGGTGCACGTGGTCACCGTCGAGCACCTCGGCCACGACACGCCGCTGCGCCGTCATGCGCCAGCCGCGTCCGCGAAGTCGATCCAGCAGGTCACTCATAGACATCAGCCTAACAGTGAGGGGATTCGGTGTAACTCCCGAACCGGTGCGGACTTGGATGCTTACTTGACTTAGACAAAGTCCATCGTAGGATCGGTTACGGCAAACGCCAAGGACAGGACACGCAGGCATGACGCAGGAGGCGCACGTGACGCAGGGACCGCTCACCACGGAGGCCGGAGCGCCGGTCGCCGACAACCAGAACAGCGAGACCGCCGGCGTCGGCGGCCCCGTTCTGGTCCAGGACCAGCTGCTGCTCGAGAAGCTCGCGCACTTCAACCGCGAGCGCATCCCGGAGCGCGTGGTGCACGCCCGCGGCGCCGGTGCGTACGGCACCTTCACGCTGACCCGCGACGTCTCGCAGTGGACCCGGGCCAAGTTCCTGTCCGAGGTCGGCAAGGAGACCGAGACCTTCCTGCGCTTCTCCACCGTCGCCGGCAACCTCGGCAGCGCCGACGCGGTCCGCGACCCCCGCGGCTGGGCGCTGAAGTTCTACACCGAAGAGGGCAACTACGACCTCGTCGGCAACAACACCCCGGTGTTCTTCATCAAGGACGCCATCAAGTTCCCCGACTTCATCCACACCCAGAAGCGCGACCCGTACACGGGCTCGCAGGAGGCGGACAACGTCTGGGACTTCTGGGGCCTGTCGCCCGAGTCCACCCACCAGGTGACCTGGCTGTTCGGCGACCGCGGCATACCCGCGTCCTACCGCCACATGAACGGCTACGGCTCGCACACGTTCCAGTGGAACAACGAGGCCGGCGAGGTCTTCTGGGTCAAGTACCACTTCAAGACCGACCAGGGCATCAAGAACCTCACCCAGGCCGAGGCCAACAAGCTCGCCGGCGAGGACCCCGACTCGCACCAGCGCGACCTGCGCGAGTCCATCGAGCGCGGCGACTTCCCGACCTGGACCGTGCAGGTCCAGATCATGCCCGCGGCCGAGGCGGCCCAGTACCGCTTCAACCCGTTCGACCTCACCAAGGTGTGGCCGCACGAGGACTACCCGCCGATCGAGATCGGCAAGCTGGAGCTCAACCGCAACCCGGAGAACGTCTTCGCCGAGGTCGAGCAGAGCATCTTCAGCCCGGCGCACTTCGTCCCCGGCATCGGTCCGTCCCCGGACAAGATGCTCCAGGGCCGCCTCTTCGGCTACGGCGACGCCCACCGCTACCGCGTCGGCATCAACGCCGACCACCTGCCGGTGAACCGCCCGCACGCCACCGAGGCGCGCACCAACTCCCGCGACGGCTACCTGTACGACGGCCGCCACAAGGGCGCGAAGAACTACGAGCCGAACAGCTTCGGCGGCCCGCACCAGACGGACCGCCCGCTGTGGCAGCCCATCGACGTGACCGGTGGCACCGGCAACCACGCCGCCGCCGTCCACAGCGAGGACAACGACTTCGTCCAGGCGGGCAACCTCTACCGCCTGTACTCGGAGGACGAGAAGTCCCGCCTGATCGAGAACCTGTCCGGCTTCATCGCCAAGGTCTCCCGCGACGACATCGTCGAGCGCGCGATCAACAACTTCCGCCAGGCGGACGGTGACTTCGGCAAGCGGCTCGAAGCCGCGGTCCAGGCCCTCCGCGGCTGACACGGAGCGCTTGCCGTAGCAGGACGCCGGGCCGCAGCCCTCCTCGGAGGGCTGCGGCCCGGCGTCGTTTCACGCGGCGACCGTGCGCCGCGCCGGGACCCAGCAGCGGATGACGTCGCGCACGGACACGATGCCGACGGGTCCGCCGTGCTCCAGCACGATCAGGTGCCGGAAGCCGCCGTGGGCCATGGCCTCGGCGGCTTCCTGCACGGTGGCTTCAGGGGTGCAGAACACGACGTTGTTGGTGGTGTGCGCGCCCACGGACTCCCGGTCCGGGTCGTGGCCCGCGCCGATCGAGTTGAGGATGTCGCGCTCGGTCAGGATGCCGATTCCGCTGTGGTCGGGGTCGAGGACGACGGCCGCGCCGACGCGCCGGCCGGACATCAGGCAGGCCGCCTGCCGGAGGGTGTGTGCGGGTCCGAGGGTGAGGATCACGGTGCTCATGGCGTCACGGACGAGCATGAAGAGAGCCACCTCCTGGGGTGAGTCCCCCCGCCTGGGTGGGTGCGTCCGGGGAGCCGCCTCAAGAGAAACGGTTCACAAGCGCACAAGCGGGGGGAGTATCAGATTCCCATGGACCCGCAGGGCCGACAAGAAGGCGCGCGACGGAGCGTGAACAGCGCGCGGCGGGCTCAGGCACGCGGGCGCAGCAGGCCCAGCATCTCCTCGTGGAGCAGTCCGTTCGAGGCCGCGGCGTTCCCGCCGTGCACCCCGTCCACGCCGTCCAGGCTGGTGAAGCGGCCGCCCGCCTCCTGGACCACGACCGCGATGGCCGCCATGTCCCAGAGGTTGAGCTCGGGCTCGGCGCACAGGTCCAGCGAGCCCTCGGCGACCATCATGTACGGCCAGAAGTCGCCGTAGCCGCGGGTCCGCCAGCATGCCCGGGTCAGGTCCAGGAACCCGGCCAGCCGGCCCTGCTCCTCCCAGCCGCTCAGTGAGGAGTACGCGAACGAGGCGTCGCCCAGCCCGCCGACCTTGGACACGCCGATGGCGCCGGTCTCGCCGAGCGCGCCGCCCGCGTACGCGCCCCCGCCCCGGGTCGCCCACCAGCGGCGGCCCAGCGCCGGCGCGGACACCACGCCGACCACCGGGCGGAACTCGCCGTCGGGGTCCTGGGCCATCAGGGAGATCAGGGTCGCCCAGACGGGAACCCCGCGCACGTAGTTCTTCGTGCCGTCGATCGGGTCCACCACCCAGCGGCGCGGACCGCTGCCCTCCAGCCCGTACTCCTCGCCCAGGACGGCGTCGTCCGGCCGCGCGGCCGCGATGCCGGCCCGGATGATCTCCTCGGCCGCCTTGTCCGCCTCGCTCACCGGGGTCATGTCCGGCTTCGTCTCGACCTGCAGGTCGAGGGCGCGGAAGCGCTCCATCGTGGCGGCGTCCGCCGCGTCGGCGAGTTCGAGGGCAAGGCGCAGGTCATCGTCATACTCGGGCATGCCCGAACAGTATCGAGACTCCCGGAGCCCGGCCAACGCCGTCCACAGTGCGGCCCCGACGCGCCCTTGACAGGATCTGGCGGCCCGTCAACTCTGGCCGGAGAGAGCCGAACGGGGAGGCGCGGATGCCGGCAGCCCGGGAGTCCTTGCTGGAGGCGGCGGGAGCGGCGCTCTCGGCGCGCCCCTGGCCGGACGTGCGCATGGTCGACGTGGCCGCCGCGGCCGGGGTGTCCCGGCAGACCCTCTACAACGAGTTCGGCGGCAAGGCGGGCCTGGGCCGCGCGCTGGTCCGCCGCGAGGCCGACCGCTACCTCGACGGGGTCGACCGGGCCCTGTCCGCCCCGGCCCAGGCCGCCGAGCGGCTCGCCGCCGTCGCGGAGTGGACCGTACGGGCGGCCTGCGCCCAGCCCCTCGTACGGGCCCTGCTCACCGGCTCCTGGGACACGGGCCTGCCCGCGGCGGGCGGCCGGGCACCCGGGCCCGGCGAGCTGGCCCGGGCCGTCCGGGACCGGGCGGCCGCCGCGCTGACGCCGGGGGAGGGTCCGCAGCGCTGCGAGCTCGCCGTGCGCCTCGCCCTCTCCTACGTGATCGCCCCGGGGGAGGAGCCGGGGCCGGGCGAGCTGCGCAGGCTGCTCAGTGCGCAGACCCGGACAGCTGGAGCCCGATGACGCCCAGGATGACCAGCGAGATCGAGACGAGTTTGAGGGTGGAGACGAGGTCGCCGAGGAAGACCATGCCGTAGATCGCCGTCCCGGCGGCGCCGATGCCCGTCCACACCGCGTACGCCGGTCCCACGTCCAGCTTCTTGAGCGCCAGGGTCAGCAGACCGAAGCTGCCGAGCGCGAAGCAGGCGAAGGCGATGGTCGGCCCCAGCCGGGTGAATCCGTGGGAGAGCTTGAGGCATACCGCGAAACCGGTCTCCAGGAGTCCCGCGACCACGACCAGCAGCCACGCCATGTCGAATGCCTCCCCGCGTCACGTGACATCACGTCACTTGGTGCGATTATGCATTTATCCAGACAGGGCCCCCGACAAACGCGGCCGAACCTCCGTGGGACGGTCAGTCGCCCTCGCGCCGCTCGCGCGTCTCCAGCAGCCGGCGCAGCGAGTACAGCCGGGCCGGGTCCGCGTGGCCGTCCTCCACCCACTTGTCGAGCGCGCAGTCCGGCTCGTCGTGGCTGCACGCGCGCGGGCACTCCTCGGTGCCCGGCACCAGGTCCGGGAAGGCCAGGATCACCCGGGACGGGTCCACGTGGTGCAGGCCGAAGGAGCGCACGCCCGGGGTGTCGATGACCCAGCCGTCGCCGCTCGGCAGCGGCAGCGCGAGCGCCGAGGTGGTGGTGTGCCGGCCGCGGCCGGTGACCGCGTTGACATGGCCGGTGGCGCGCTGGCGGCCCTCGGCGACCAGCGAGTTCACCAGGGTGGTCTTGCCGACGCCCGAGTGCCCGACGAAGGCGGTGATGCGGCCGTCGAGCCGCTCGCGCACCCGGTCGGCCGCGTCACCGGTGGCCAGCTCCTCGCGGTTGGTCACCACGTAGTTCACGCCGAGCGTCGCGTAGATCTCCAGGATCTTGTCCGCGGAGGTCAGGTCGGACTTGGTGAGCACCAGCAGCGGCTCCAGCCCGGCGTCGTACGCCGCCACCAGACAGCGGTCGATCATCCGGGGCCGCGGCTCCGGGTCGGCCAGGGCCGTGACGATGGCCAGCTGGTCGGCGTTGGCGACGACCACCCGCTCGTACGGGTCGTCGTCGTCGGCGGTGCGCCGCAGGACGGACCTGCGCTCCTCGATCCGCACGATGCGGGCCAGGGTGTCCTTCTTGCCGGAGAGGTCGCCGACGATCCAGACCCGGTCGCCGACCACCGCGGCCTTGCGGCCCAGTTCGCGGGCCTTCATCGCGTGCACGGAACGGCCCTCGACCAGGCAGGTCAGCCGGCCGCGGTCCACGGTGAGGACGAAGCCCTCGGCCGCGTCCTCGTGCTTGGGCCGGATGCTGGTCCGCGGCCGGTTGCCCTTGGGGTTCGGGCGCTGGCGGATGTCGTCCTCGTCGGTGTGCTTGCCGTACCTGCGCATGACGGGCCCTACGCTCCCGCACCCGTTCCGGGTGCCCCGGAGCCACCGGCGTCCCCGGCGAGCATGTCCGTCCACATCTTCGGGAAGTCCGGCAGGGTCTTCGCGGTCGTCGCCACGTTCTCGATCTGCACGCCCTCCACCGCCAGGCCGATCACCGCGCCCGCGGTGGCCATCCGGTGGTCGTCGTACGTGTGGAAGGTGCCGCCGTGCATCCGGCGCGGCCGGATGCGCAGGCCGTCGGCGGTCTCGGTGACATCCCCGCCGAGCCCGTTGATCTCCGCGGTCAGCGCGGCCAGCCGGTCCGTCTCGTGCAGCCGCAGGTGCGCGACCCCGCGCAGCACCGAATCGGAGTCGGCCAGCGCGGCCACGGCCGCGATGCCCGGGGTGAGCTCGCCGACCTCGCTCAGGTCCACGTCGATGCCGTGGATCTTGCCGGTGCCGGTGAAGACCAGACCCGCGTCGGTCAGCTCGCAGGAGCCGCCCATCTCGGTGAAGATCCGGCGCAGCGCGTCGCCCGGCTGGGTGGTGCGGCGCGGCCAGTCGGGGATGGTCACCGTGCCACCGGTGATCAGGGCCGCGGCCAGGAAGGGCTGCGCGTTGGACAGGTCCGGCTCCACGACCATGTCGCGGCCCAGCAGCGCGCCGGGGGTGACCCGCCAGACGTCCTTCTCGCCGCCGGCCTCGGGGGTGTCGACCTGGGCGCCCGCCGCGCGCAGCATCTCCACGGTCATCCGGATGTGCGGCATCGACGGCAGGTTCCCGCCCACGTGCCGGACCTCGACGCCCTGGTTGAAGCGCGGGGCGGAGAGCAGCAGCGCGGAGACGAACTGCGAGGAGTTGCTGGCGTCGATCTCGACCGCGCCGCCCTCCAGGGCCCCGCCGCCCATGACGGTCATGGGCAGCGAGCCGCGGCCGTCGTCGTCGATGCGGGCACCGAGGGTGCGCAGGGCGCTGATGACCTGGCCCAGCGGGCGCTCGTAGGAGCGCGGGTCGCCGTCGAAGCGGATGTCGCCGTCGGCGAGGGTGGCGACGGGCGGCAGGAAGCGCATGACCGTGCCCGCGTTGCCGACGTCCACGGTCGTCGGGCCGTGCAGGGCCGCCGGGATGATCCGCCAGGCCTCGCCGCCCACCGCGCCGTCGGTGGCACCGGCCGAACTGGACGAGACGGTCTCCTCGATGCCGACGCCCAGCGCACGCAGCGCGTCGGACATCAGCTGGGAGTCGCGCGAGCGCAGCGGGCGGCGCACCCAGCCGGGCTCGGCGGCGAGCGCGGCGAGCACGAGGGCCCGGTTGGTGACCGATTTGGAGCCCGGCACCGTGACGGTGGCGTGGACGGTCCCCTCGGCGAGCGGAGCGGGCCAGAGGGCAGGGAGCGCGGGGGTCTCGGTCATGGCCACCACTTTAGTGGCTTCCCCCGACCCCAGATCTTGATCCCGGCCCCGTCTCAGGGAGCGGTCACAGGGCGAGCAGCCAGCGGGCGCCGCCGATCAGCGAGCACAGCGCGACGACGTGGAAGAAGAGCAGCCACACCACCGGGTGCAGGTGCGTGAGCCGGCCGAGCTGGTCGGCGTCCGAATCGGGTGCGCCGCCGCCCCGGCGCTTGGCCCCCAGCTCGAAGACCGGCCGGACCCCGCCGAACAGCAGGAACCACACCACCAGGTAGGCGAAACCGGCCTGCACCCCGGCCGGGGCGAGCCAGGACACCAGCAGGAAGGTTCCGCCGGTCAGCACCACCGTCAGCGCCCCGTACGCGTTCCGGATCATCACCAGCATCGCGACCAGCAGGGCGGTGGCCACCCACAGCAGCAGCGTGATCCGGTGCGCGGACAGCAGCGCCGCCCCGCCCAGGCCGAGCAGCGAGGGCGCCGTGTACCCGCCCGCGGCGGTCAGGATCATCCCCAGCCCGGTCGCCTTGCCCCGGCTGACGGTGACCCCGCTGGTGTCCGAGTGCAGCCGTATCCCGCTCAGGCGCCGCCCGGTCAGCAGTGCCAGCAGTCCGTGCCCGCCCTCGTGCGCGATGGTGACGGCGTTGCGCGAGAGCCGCCACAGCGGGCGGGGCCCCACCGCGGCCGCCGCGACGAGCCCCGTCACGATCACCAGCCACAGGTCGGGCGCGGCCTGTATGCCCGTGAGCCGGTCCCACAGACCGGCCGTCGTGCTGCTGTCCATAAGGTGGCGGACTCCTTGCGGTGAGGTACGGGCGACATGGCAGTGTGACAGCCATGTGCGGACGGTATGCGGCGGGTCGTGGGCCCGAGGACCTCGTGGAGGCCTTCGGCATCGAGAGGTGGGAGCCGGAGGAGGCCCTGGCCCCCGATTTCAACGTGGCGCCGACGAAAGAGGTCCACGTGGTCCTCGACCGTCCCCTCAAAGACGCCTCGAACCCGCGTCCGGTTCGCCAGCTGCGCGTCCTGAAATGGGGGCTGGTCCCCTCCTGGGCCCAGAACCCCGACGGCGCCGCCCGGATGATCAACGCCCGGTCCGAGACCCTGCACGAGAAGCCCTCCTTCCGCCGGCCCTTCGCGCAGCGCCGCTGCATCGTCCCCGCCGACGGCTACTACGAGTGGGTCACCGCCCACGACGAGCGGCAGCTGGAGGTGGAGGGCAAGAAGAAGCGGGCCCGCAAGCAGCCCTACTTCGTGCTCCCCTCCGACGGCGCCGTCTTCGCCATGGCCGGGATATACGAGTTCTGGCGCGACCGGACCCTGCCCGACGAGCACCCGCTCTCCTGGTGGGTCACCTGCTCGGTGATCACCACGGAGGCCGAGACCGGCCCCCTGGGCGTGGCCCCCGCCGAGGGACCGCGCTCGCTCGCCGACATCCACCCGCGGATGCCGCTCATGCTCACCCCCGACCGCTGGGACGCCTGGCTGGACCCGGCGAACACCGACACCGAGGGCTCCCTGCGGGAGCTGCTCGCCCCGCCGCCCGGCGGGCTGATGCGGGCCTACCCGGTGTCGACCGCCGTGAGCAACGTGCGCAACAACGGCCCCGAGCTGCTGACGGAGCTGGCCGCGCCGGAGGAGGGCACCCTCTTCTGACCCGGGCAGGATGGGACGCATGACCACGTGTACCGAGAGTGTCGACACCACTGCGGGCGAGGCCCGCATCACCTGGCACCCGGCGCCGCGGCCGAGGCTCGTGCTCGCCGTGAGCCACGGCGCCGGCGGCGGCATCGAGGCCCGGGACCTCCAGGCGCTGGCCGCCGCCCTGCCCGCCCGCGGGATCACGGTGGCCCTGGTCGAACAGCCGTGGCGGGTCGCCGGGAAGAAGGTCGCCGCCGCGCCCAAGGTGCTGGACGAAGGATGGCGCGGGCTGTGGCCGGCGCTCACGGGGCCCGGACTGCCGGTGGTCGCGGGCGGGCGCAGCGCCGGGGCCCGGGTGGCCTGCCGGACCGCCGCCGGGCTGGGGGCCGCCGGGGTGCTGGCGCTGGCCTTCCCGCTGCACCCGCCGGGCCGGCCGGAGAAGTCCCGCGCCGGGGAGCTCACCGGGGCCGGCCGGCCGGCCCTCGTGGTCCAGGGCGGCCGCGACCCCTTCGGGCGGCCCGGGGAATTTCCGCCGCCGGGCGCGCAGGACCCGTACGAGCTCGTGGAGGTGGCGTACGCCGATCACGGCTTCGCGGTGCCGAAGAAGGCGGACACCACCCAGGAGGAGGCGCTCCGGACGATCACCGACGCGGTCGGGGAGTGGCTCGCGCGGCTCCCCCTCTGAGGCCCGCAGGCCGCGTCCCGGAGAAAGCCGGAAACCCGCCGGGCGCCCGGGAATGCGCCGCCCGCCCCTTCTGTTGTCTCGGATGTCGGAACGTAGGGGAACTCGTCGGAGGAGAGGGAGCGCATGACCCAGGTCATCAGCCAGAACCGTCGGCAGGCCGCTGACCTGGACTGGACCGTGCTGCCGGCGCCGAAGCGCGGCTCGCTTCGGGCGGCGGAGGGCCGGGAAGGTCGACTATTCTCCGATTCGAGCGGATCCGCTTTCGGATCCGCCACGCTGTCGGAGGAGGTGGGTCCTGTCGCTGGGACCGACGAAGGCCACGCGGAGGAGACGACCCTGGAGCGCAACGCGCGCTTCGAACGGGACGCCCTCGGCTACCTCGACCAGATGTACTCGGCCGCGCTGCGCATGACGCGCAATCCGGCCGACGCCGAGGACCTGGTCCAGGAGACGTACGCGAAGGCGTACGCGTCCTTCCACCAGTTCCGCGAGGGCACCAACCTGAAGGCGTGGCTCTACCGCATTCTGACGAACACCTTCATCAACTCCTACCGCAAGAAGCAGCGTGAGCCCCAGCGCAGCGCCGCGGAGGAGATCGAGGACTGGCAGCTGGCGCGCGCCGAGTCGCACATGTCGACCGGGCTGCGCTCCGCCGAGTCGCAGGCGCTCGACCATCTGCCGGATTCGGACGTGAAGGAAGCCCTGCAGGCCATTCCGGAGGAGTTCCGCATCGCGGTCTACCTTGCCGACGTAGAAGGCTTTGCGTACAAGGAGATCGCGGACATCATGGGTACACCCATCGGTACGGTCATGTCACGACTGCACCGTGGCCGCCGTCAACTCCGCGGAATGCTGGAGGACTATGCCCGTGAGCGCGGGCTGGTTCCCGCGGGCGCGGGAGAGTCGAACGACCGGAAAGGCTCGGACTCATGAGTTGCGGAGAGCCGCACGAGACAGAGTGCTCCGAGGTCCTGGATCACCTGTACGAGTTCCTCGACCAGGAGATGCCGGACAGTGACTGCACCAAGTTCGAGACGCATTTCGGCGAGTGCAATCCCTGCCTGGAGAAGTACGGCCTCGAACAGGCCGTGAAGAAGCTGGTGAAGCGCTGCTGCGGGTCGGACGACGTACCGACCGACCTGCGGTCGAAGGTGATGGGCCGGATCGAACTGATCAGGTCCGGTCAGGCGGTGCCCGACCACGACGTCACCGCCGACAATCCCGCTCCCGGCTGATACGAGTCGGTGACCGGCCGGACGATTGAACACCCGCCCCCGGAAGAGCACTTCCTTCACCCGAATGTGCTAATCCGGGGGCGTCCGCATGGCCCAATGCGGAAATGTGGCCCACCTCGCTCCGGGCCCCACCTATTCTCCCCATTCGGTGCTGGCCCGATTCAGCACCCGGTGTGCACGGCACAGGGGAGGAGGGCGCTATGCGGGCACTTCCGCCGGGGGCGCGCGGATACATCCTGTGCGCCGTTCTCGCGGCCGTCGCGTGCGTCACCCCCGCCCTCACGGATTCCGGTACGCCCTGGGCGGCCGCGGCCCTGCTCGCCGTGCTCCACCTCGGCTGCGAACTCGTCAAGGTCTGCCCGCCGCTGCGCGGCCGGGTGCCCGAAGGCATCGGCCCCTTCTTCCCCGTGGTGCTCGCCGCCGTCTTCCTGCTCCCGCCCGCAGCCGCCGCGCTCGTGGCGCTGCCCGGGGGCCTCGCGGGCACCGTCGTCCAGCGGCCCGCCCGGGTGCGCCGCGTGTGGCACGGCGCACAGCAGGCGAGCGCGGCCTGGGTCGCGGGACAGGTCCACGGGCTGCTGCGCGGCCCGGTCACCCTGGGCGGCGGGTCCTCCGCCGGCTCCGGGTCCCCCGCAGGGCCGGCCGACTTCCCCTCCGTACTGCTTCCCGCCACGGCCGCGGCCATCGCCTTCTGCCTCGTGCTCACCGCCCTCGACGGCGGCATCCTGGCCACCGCCGAACGCCGCCCGGCCGCCA encodes:
- the rsrA gene encoding mycothiol system anti-sigma-R factor, whose product is MSCGEPHETECSEVLDHLYEFLDQEMPDSDCTKFETHFGECNPCLEKYGLEQAVKKLVKRCCGSDDVPTDLRSKVMGRIELIRSGQAVPDHDVTADNPAPG